The following proteins are encoded in a genomic region of Trueperaceae bacterium:
- a CDS encoding acetylornithine deacetylase, giving the protein MSHRMMLAMNEEVALAQSLIRIFSPSGAESRATVLFVSALKDLGFDEAYLDEAGNAVGILRAGKGPSLMFNGHLDTVPLGDEDEWIHPPLSGIVSQGRLWGRGACDMKSAVACMAYAAIDARNRGFKGTLIVTGVVLEEVGGLGSYHAAETLRPDLVILGEPSKLSLKLGHRGRVELHGVVPGRNAHAARAELGLNAISRAADFLNKLEGLALPKGGPLQRSSATPTRIVSFPDGSTNVVPGSVEITIDYRNIPGDEPEDILNRIGMLDDDIVWSIPVVESVTENSKVRLRTSKTISPYLAPGENIAVNRAREAIKVGMSSKNIEFKEGVWWFCTDAPQLSRFGAPVIGFGPGEEELAHTTKESISVEHLIIARQIYADLACALLGAP; this is encoded by the coding sequence GTGTCGCATCGTATGATGTTGGCAATGAACGAGGAAGTCGCGCTCGCTCAATCATTAATCCGGATCTTCAGTCCCTCAGGTGCTGAGAGTCGAGCTACAGTCTTGTTTGTCTCGGCATTAAAAGATCTAGGGTTTGATGAAGCCTATCTTGACGAGGCAGGTAACGCTGTAGGGATTCTCCGGGCTGGTAAGGGACCCTCATTGATGTTCAACGGGCATCTCGACACTGTGCCCTTAGGCGATGAAGACGAGTGGATCCATCCCCCGCTATCAGGCATAGTAAGTCAGGGAAGGCTTTGGGGTCGCGGTGCCTGTGATATGAAATCGGCTGTTGCTTGTATGGCTTATGCAGCGATTGATGCTCGTAACCGTGGATTCAAGGGAACCCTTATTGTGACGGGAGTTGTCCTTGAAGAGGTTGGTGGTCTCGGGTCATATCATGCAGCAGAGACCTTGCGACCAGATTTGGTCATACTAGGTGAGCCAAGCAAACTTTCACTGAAACTAGGCCATCGTGGAAGGGTCGAGCTTCATGGCGTGGTTCCAGGGCGAAATGCTCATGCCGCTAGAGCTGAGTTAGGATTGAATGCTATAAGTCGGGCTGCAGATTTCCTGAATAAGTTAGAGGGCCTAGCATTGCCCAAGGGTGGTCCCCTGCAGAGGTCTAGTGCAACCCCTACGAGGATAGTAAGCTTTCCTGATGGGAGTACAAATGTTGTTCCTGGCTCGGTTGAGATAACCATAGATTATCGAAACATTCCTGGTGATGAGCCAGAAGATATCCTGAACCGTATAGGTATGCTCGATGACGATATTGTTTGGTCTATACCAGTAGTGGAATCTGTCACCGAGAATAGTAAAGTGCGACTTCGCACTAGTAAGACGATAAGCCCATACCTTGCTCCGGGTGAGAACATAGCTGTGAATCGAGCTAGGGAAGCGATTAAAGTTGGGATGTCGAGTAAAAATATAGAATTTAAGGAAGGGGTGTGGTGGTTTTGTACTGACGCTCCTCAGCTTTCCCGGTTTGGTGCTCCAGTAATTGGGTTTGGACCGGGCGAAGAGGAACTTGCTCACACTACTAAAGAGTCTATTTCAGTCGAGCATCTAATAATTGCGAGGCAAATTTATGCTGATTTAGCATGCGCCCTTTTGGGAGCACCATGA
- a CDS encoding cysteine methyltransferase, with translation MLKIVWGITVGKVATYGQVAELAGRPGAARQVRNLLRSKGFMDDVPWQRVINSSGGISTYKLGIEELQKEILKDEGVLFDGERVNLNEWQWIPD, from the coding sequence GTGCTTAAGATTGTTTGGGGTATTACGGTGGGAAAGGTAGCTACCTATGGTCAAGTAGCGGAACTAGCTGGGAGGCCAGGTGCTGCAAGGCAAGTAAGGAATTTGCTTCGCAGCAAAGGTTTCATGGATGATGTGCCCTGGCAACGTGTGATAAATTCCTCTGGCGGTATTTCAACCTACAAACTTGGAATTGAGGAATTACAGAAAGAAATTCTCAAGGATGAAGGAGTGTTGTTTGACGGAGAAAGAGTGAACTTAAATGAGTGGCAATGGATTCCTGACTAG
- a CDS encoding NUDIX hydrolase, giving the protein MLTRDFTVAVFVVWRECILLHKHPKLGIWLPPGGHIESNELPEEAAIRETLEESGVTIALHGTTGLDVKQPRQLLRPEGIQLESILPDHEHIDLIYFGHPLEPYEGNVSVDDGCMGWYHHRDFEALPLSQEVRSWCNKALVSTNPSS; this is encoded by the coding sequence TTGCTGACTAGAGATTTCACGGTTGCGGTTTTTGTCGTTTGGCGTGAGTGTATACTCCTCCATAAACACCCGAAGCTGGGCATTTGGCTGCCCCCAGGAGGCCATATCGAATCGAACGAACTACCGGAAGAGGCTGCCATTCGTGAAACCCTTGAAGAATCAGGAGTAACAATTGCTCTCCATGGAACAACAGGTTTAGATGTTAAGCAGCCTAGGCAGCTATTACGCCCTGAGGGTATTCAACTCGAATCGATCTTGCCTGACCATGAACACATCGACCTAATTTACTTTGGACACCCTTTGGAACCGTACGAAGGCAACGTCTCAGTTGATGATGGTTGTATGGGTTGGTACCATCATCGGGATTTTGAAGCACTGCCTTTGTCGCAAGAAGTCCGTTCCTGGTGTAATAAGGCCTTAGTTTCTACAAATCCTAGTTCTTAA
- the tig gene encoding trigger factor, with protein sequence METELLDKSDIKAKFRVTIPAEMVDKGFQSTLTTLSRQIRVPGFRAGKAPQGVLLRRIGEDTLKDEVREALINANYPLAINELGLTAIHVNFEAEQPTEGQVYSFEVSVDLYPEFTLPNLTEITLDSTNRSVTEEDTKNAIEQLANHNATLIPVDRAISPKDYVLVEPVSSEGENAPLPIDLEHAGEDLVKQLVGNKQGEELEVTFANSDNDSESNSLEVRIVDIKEKELPSLDDDFAKTLGLNDWNEVTARVRENLEAQFEQENFDNHRQEFVEKLLELTTFEIPESLLSRRKVHLLEELAQDLSRRNLTIESYLSSLEENGTRSEFDDNLNKRVELEVRRDLVLEKVHDTLGSDIKDEDFSSVLEGLAAREGKDVTHFKRDRGESWLTNYRVLISRDQTLSNLVREKVNAKSSIIVE encoded by the coding sequence ATGGAGACCGAACTTCTAGACAAATCCGACATTAAGGCTAAATTTCGTGTAACCATTCCTGCTGAGATGGTAGATAAGGGATTCCAATCAACTCTTACCACCCTTTCTCGCCAGATACGTGTGCCTGGTTTCAGAGCTGGGAAAGCGCCACAAGGGGTGCTTCTGCGTAGAATTGGTGAAGATACTCTTAAGGACGAGGTACGTGAAGCCTTAATCAATGCTAATTACCCTCTAGCAATCAATGAGCTTGGCCTTACAGCTATCCATGTAAACTTTGAAGCCGAGCAGCCCACTGAAGGGCAGGTCTATTCTTTCGAGGTCAGTGTCGATCTATACCCAGAGTTTACCCTACCTAACCTTACCGAAATAACGTTAGATTCAACTAATCGATCTGTTACAGAAGAGGATACTAAAAACGCAATTGAGCAATTAGCAAACCATAACGCTACGTTGATTCCTGTAGATAGAGCCATAAGTCCGAAAGACTATGTTTTAGTAGAACCGGTATCAAGTGAAGGAGAGAACGCGCCTCTTCCTATAGACCTTGAACACGCAGGAGAAGACCTGGTTAAGCAATTAGTCGGCAACAAGCAAGGTGAGGAGCTTGAAGTAACTTTTGCTAACTCCGATAATGACTCAGAGTCGAATAGTCTTGAGGTGCGAATTGTTGACATTAAAGAAAAAGAGCTTCCTTCTCTAGACGATGATTTCGCTAAGACCCTTGGATTAAACGATTGGAACGAAGTAACCGCCAGAGTACGCGAAAATCTTGAAGCTCAGTTCGAACAAGAAAACTTTGACAACCACCGCCAAGAGTTTGTAGAGAAACTTCTTGAACTAACAACTTTTGAGATTCCTGAGAGCCTCCTGAGTCGAAGAAAGGTGCATCTTCTAGAAGAACTTGCCCAAGACCTTTCGCGTCGTAATTTAACTATTGAGTCTTATCTTTCTTCATTAGAGGAGAATGGTACTCGCTCAGAGTTCGATGATAATCTCAATAAGCGGGTAGAGCTAGAGGTGCGACGAGATTTAGTGTTGGAGAAGGTGCACGATACCTTAGGATCCGACATAAAAGACGAGGATTTTAGTAGTGTGCTTGAAGGGTTAGCAGCTAGAGAGGGAAAAGATGTTACTCACTTCAAACGTGATCGAGGAGAGTCCTGGTTAACTAACTATAGGGTATTAATATCCCGCGACCAAACATTATCAAACCTAGTCCGGGAAAAGGTAAACGCCAAATCGTCTATCATCGTGGAGTGA
- a CDS encoding ATP-dependent Clp protease proteolytic subunit, whose protein sequence is MTTVPYVIEQTGRYERTYDVFSRLLKERIIFLGTPITAEVANVVVAQLLLLDSQSSDQPINLFINCPGGEIYSGLAIYDVMQYVAAPIHTNCVGIAMSMGAVILMAGEAGKRVALPNSRLMIHQGSAGFRGNTPDIEVQAREVLNLRDIMEDIYHQHTKHPKKQLRRDMERDNFMTPEEAVDYGLIDRVVTPKEIPNFSPNKDESV, encoded by the coding sequence ATGACAACGGTCCCTTATGTCATTGAACAGACAGGTCGTTATGAACGGACATACGATGTGTTCAGCAGACTCCTCAAGGAAAGAATCATATTTTTGGGTACACCCATCACCGCAGAAGTGGCAAACGTAGTGGTCGCCCAGCTTTTACTACTTGATTCTCAGTCCAGTGATCAACCCATCAATTTGTTTATTAACTGCCCTGGGGGAGAAATATATTCTGGCCTTGCGATATACGACGTTATGCAATATGTTGCAGCACCAATCCACACGAACTGCGTTGGTATAGCAATGTCAATGGGCGCTGTAATCCTGATGGCGGGTGAAGCTGGCAAGCGAGTGGCCCTACCAAACAGTCGCCTCATGATTCACCAAGGCTCCGCTGGTTTCCGCGGTAATACACCTGATATAGAGGTGCAAGCACGAGAAGTACTAAACCTTCGAGACATCATGGAAGATATTTACCACCAGCACACTAAACATCCCAAGAAACAGCTCCGGCGTGACATGGAAAGAGATAACTTTATGACTCCAGAAGAAGCCGTTGATTACGGACTGATCGATCGAGTAGTAACGCCTAAAGAAATACCTAACTTCTCGCCTAATAAAGACGAGTCAGTTTAA